Proteins co-encoded in one Aggregicoccus sp. 17bor-14 genomic window:
- a CDS encoding cupin domain-containing protein, with amino-acid sequence MAGIQVKRFNAPDEARKFPHGNVALLQFGSDTVGLATFEPGWKWSKDVMPIAGTSSCKAAHSLYVLSGRMHTVMDDGETVDVGPGDFATIAPGHDAWVLGDEPCRMLDFTGMEHYAQPGAGAARGANAPRPEARPH; translated from the coding sequence ATGGCAGGCATTCAAGTGAAGCGCTTCAACGCGCCGGACGAGGCGCGCAAATTCCCGCACGGCAACGTCGCGCTGCTGCAGTTCGGCTCGGACACCGTAGGGCTCGCCACCTTCGAGCCCGGCTGGAAGTGGTCCAAGGACGTGATGCCCATCGCCGGGACGTCCAGCTGCAAGGCGGCCCACAGCCTCTACGTGCTCTCCGGACGCATGCATACGGTGATGGACGACGGCGAGACGGTGGACGTGGGCCCCGGCGACTTCGCCACCATCGCGCCGGGCCACGACGCCTGGGTGCTGGGAGACGAGCCCTGCCGCATGCTCGACTTCACCGGCATGGAGCACTACGCCCAGCCGGGCGCGGGCGCCGCGCGCGGTGCCAACGCTCCCCGCCCCGAGGCGCGTCCGCACTAG
- a CDS encoding DUF4440 domain-containing protein, which translates to MKRKITARLAVALLLCLAALPAAAREGRGKPGDGLWRERELLYATDVAQSSATQLLGSARGFTPFLAEDAVLLLDGEYALRGREAIAERLATTPLESATGRMSWEPLRWDVSADGTLGYTTGRVWQDEQRPDGTVWRWYGQYVSVWKRDHGNTWRLSASLRGLVSNDHAPGPGPLPDLPEGCAAFHPRERDHGRPEDPAPYVAEAFATDAAFNTYAATHGIGAAFWTFAADDTYGGDTCDRGAPVPDGPPSALTWAPELGGAAGSGDLAWTVGPFVQKRRSGLAYGKYFSVWVREADGSLRYIVDLGSSSPGGERL; encoded by the coding sequence ATGAAGAGGAAGATCACCGCGCGGCTGGCCGTCGCGCTGTTGCTGTGTCTCGCTGCGCTGCCGGCGGCCGCCCGCGAGGGGAGGGGGAAGCCTGGAGACGGGCTGTGGCGCGAGCGGGAGCTCCTGTACGCGACCGACGTGGCGCAGTCCTCGGCGACGCAGCTACTGGGCTCCGCGCGGGGCTTCACGCCCTTCCTCGCCGAGGACGCGGTGCTGCTGCTGGACGGCGAGTACGCGCTGCGCGGGCGCGAGGCCATCGCCGAGCGGCTCGCCACCACGCCCCTGGAGAGCGCCACCGGCCGCATGAGCTGGGAGCCCCTGCGCTGGGACGTGAGCGCGGACGGCACGCTGGGCTACACCACGGGCCGCGTGTGGCAGGACGAGCAGCGCCCCGACGGCACGGTGTGGCGCTGGTACGGACAGTACGTCTCGGTGTGGAAGCGGGACCACGGGAACACGTGGCGGCTGAGCGCCTCGCTGCGCGGCCTCGTCAGCAACGACCACGCTCCCGGTCCCGGCCCGCTGCCGGACCTGCCCGAGGGCTGCGCCGCCTTCCACCCGCGCGAGCGCGACCACGGCCGGCCAGAGGACCCCGCGCCCTACGTGGCGGAGGCCTTCGCCACCGACGCGGCCTTCAACACCTACGCGGCCACTCACGGGATCGGCGCGGCCTTCTGGACCTTTGCCGCGGACGACACGTACGGAGGCGACACCTGCGACCGCGGCGCGCCCGTGCCCGACGGCCCGCCCTCCGCGCTCACCTGGGCGCCCGAGCTGGGCGGCGCCGCGGGCAGTGGCGACCTCGCCTGGACCGTGGGCCCCTTCGTGCAGAAGCGCCGCAGCGGCCTGGCCTACGGGAAGTACTTCTCCGTGTGGGTGCGCGAGGCGGATGGCAGCCTGCGCTACATCGTCGACCTGGGCAGCAGCAGCCCCGGCGGCGAGCGGCTGTAG
- a CDS encoding sensor histidine kinase has protein sequence MPAPAPSARLRRALLVFAAWTAVGAVACLQPVLSGLAAGRPLPRWDYLLSVLQSCWVWALATPFIIRATERFPLDRPSLRAVSAHLGVFALAWTVDGAQAAATMALMGRRSPGFLAMLLGGVMANLLSYFAVLGLGHALRFHRLLVERQVRATELQAQLLRSQLTALQMQLRPHFLFNALNTVSGLVRSGERQRTLQVVAGLADLLRAVLRAEGVQEVPLRQELELVERYLRIERARFEDRLSTRVHVDPAAADALVPQLLLQPLVENAVHHGTSAEGEGRVEIRVRRQGDQLWLEVQDWGAGGAKAREGDGADDPGGIGLSNTRARLRHLYGEAHHLALRPSGEGHLAEVALPFRPAAATPEAA, from the coding sequence ATGCCCGCTCCTGCGCCCTCCGCCCGCCTCCGCCGCGCCCTGCTCGTGTTCGCCGCGTGGACGGCGGTGGGCGCCGTGGCCTGTCTACAGCCGGTGCTCTCGGGCCTCGCGGCGGGGCGTCCCCTGCCGCGCTGGGACTACCTGCTCAGCGTCCTGCAGAGCTGCTGGGTGTGGGCGCTGGCCACGCCGTTCATCATCCGGGCCACGGAGCGCTTCCCGCTGGACCGGCCCAGCCTGCGGGCCGTGAGCGCCCACCTGGGCGTGTTCGCGCTCGCGTGGACCGTGGACGGCGCCCAGGCCGCGGCGACGATGGCGCTGATGGGCCGGCGCAGCCCGGGCTTCCTCGCGATGCTGCTCGGCGGGGTGATGGCCAACCTGCTCAGCTACTTCGCGGTGCTGGGCCTGGGCCACGCGCTGCGCTTCCACCGGTTGCTGGTGGAGCGGCAGGTGCGCGCGACCGAGCTGCAGGCGCAGCTCCTGCGCAGCCAGCTCACCGCGCTGCAGATGCAGCTGCGCCCGCACTTCCTCTTCAACGCGCTCAACACCGTCTCGGGCCTCGTGCGCTCGGGCGAGCGCCAGCGCACGCTGCAGGTGGTGGCGGGGCTCGCGGACCTGCTGCGTGCGGTGCTGCGCGCAGAAGGCGTGCAGGAGGTGCCCCTGCGCCAGGAGCTGGAGCTGGTGGAGCGCTACCTGCGCATCGAGCGCGCGCGCTTCGAGGACCGGCTCAGCACCCGGGTGCACGTGGACCCGGCGGCCGCCGATGCGCTGGTGCCCCAGCTGCTCCTGCAGCCGCTCGTGGAGAACGCCGTGCACCACGGCACCAGCGCGGAAGGGGAGGGGCGCGTGGAGATCCGCGTGCGCCGCCAGGGCGACCAGCTCTGGCTCGAGGTGCAGGACTGGGGCGCAGGAGGCGCGAAGGCGCGGGAGGGTGACGGGGCGGACGACCCGGGCGGCATCGGCCTGAGCAACACGCGCGCGCGCCTGCGCCACCTCTACGGCGAGGCGCACCACCTCGCGCTGCGCCCCAGCGGCGAGGGCCATCTCGCCGAGGTGGCGCTGCCCTTCCGCCCTGCCGCCGCCACCCCGGAGGCCGCATGA
- the tkt gene encoding transketolase has product MRPLDKNVLSQAATVARGLAIDAVHASQSGHLGLPLGCAEIGAVLYGALLRHSPEHPAWMNRDRFVLSAGHGSMFLYAWLHLAGYPDMTLEEVKRFRQLGSHTPGHPELTHAPSGVETTTGPLGQGIANAVGMALAAKMAEARFNTPEHRIFDHHVVCLAGDGCLQEGVALEAVEFAGHQQLDNLTLIYDANAVTLDAMAKVTQSADTAKHFEAIGWDVQTIDGHDMDQVQMAVTRARKAGSGKPQLIIAKTLIGKGIPEVEGTAKAHGEGGAKFGDAARKAMGLPAEHFYVSPEVRQFFDARKKELAAEHAAWLKTFEAWKKANPTLAEQLAVSRAYAHTVAKDTDKRTPDTKALFDVIPPFAADSKIATRKAGQDVLQPLAKADPLLIGGSADLYGSTLNYIGDLKARDDDFSPANRTGRNIPFGIREHAMCSVMNGIAAHGIFRPSGATFLVFADYCRPPIRLAALSHLPVLYVFTHDSVGVGEDGPTHQPVETVPGLRVIPNLDVIRPADPEETAGAFVAGLERTDGPTLLALTRQAVPLLDEVPVQTRREGVLKGGYILKKETAPLELILLSAGSEVQHALAAAKQLGAGTRVVSMPCFERFDRQPAAYQESVLPRSCRRRVSIEASVPSSWAKYVGLDGATIGIDRFGLSAPGATVMKELGMTAEHVVQVAKSLPKS; this is encoded by the coding sequence ATGCGCCCTCTCGACAAGAACGTCCTCTCCCAGGCCGCCACGGTTGCTCGCGGCCTTGCCATCGACGCCGTCCACGCCAGCCAGAGCGGCCACCTCGGCCTGCCCCTGGGCTGCGCGGAGATCGGCGCGGTCCTCTACGGCGCGCTCCTGCGCCACTCGCCGGAGCACCCGGCCTGGATGAACCGCGACCGCTTCGTGCTGTCGGCGGGCCACGGCTCGATGTTCCTCTACGCGTGGCTGCACCTCGCGGGCTACCCGGACATGACGCTGGAGGAGGTGAAGCGCTTCCGCCAGCTGGGCAGCCACACCCCGGGCCACCCCGAGCTCACCCACGCCCCGAGCGGCGTGGAGACCACCACGGGCCCGCTGGGCCAGGGCATCGCCAACGCGGTGGGCATGGCGCTGGCCGCGAAGATGGCCGAGGCGCGCTTCAACACCCCCGAGCACCGCATCTTCGACCACCACGTGGTCTGCCTCGCCGGCGACGGCTGCCTGCAGGAGGGCGTGGCGCTGGAGGCGGTGGAGTTCGCCGGGCACCAGCAGCTGGACAACCTCACCCTCATCTACGACGCCAACGCCGTCACCCTGGACGCGATGGCGAAGGTGACCCAGAGCGCCGACACCGCGAAGCACTTCGAGGCCATCGGCTGGGACGTGCAGACCATCGACGGCCACGACATGGACCAGGTCCAGATGGCCGTCACCCGCGCGCGCAAGGCGGGCAGCGGCAAGCCGCAGCTGATCATCGCCAAGACGCTCATCGGCAAGGGCATCCCCGAGGTGGAGGGCACGGCGAAGGCTCACGGCGAGGGCGGCGCCAAGTTCGGCGACGCCGCGCGCAAGGCCATGGGCCTGCCCGCCGAGCACTTCTACGTCTCGCCCGAGGTGCGCCAGTTCTTCGACGCGCGCAAGAAGGAGCTCGCGGCCGAGCACGCCGCGTGGCTGAAGACCTTCGAGGCCTGGAAGAAGGCGAACCCCACGCTCGCCGAGCAGCTCGCGGTGAGCCGCGCCTACGCGCACACGGTGGCCAAGGACACCGACAAGCGCACCCCGGACACCAAGGCGCTGTTCGACGTGATTCCCCCCTTCGCCGCGGACAGCAAGATTGCGACGCGCAAGGCGGGCCAGGACGTGCTGCAGCCGCTCGCCAAGGCGGACCCGCTGCTCATCGGCGGCAGCGCGGACCTCTACGGCTCCACGCTCAACTACATCGGTGACCTGAAGGCGCGCGACGACGACTTCAGCCCGGCGAACCGCACCGGCCGCAACATCCCCTTCGGCATCCGCGAGCACGCCATGTGCTCCGTGATGAACGGCATCGCGGCGCACGGCATCTTCCGCCCCAGCGGCGCCACTTTCCTCGTCTTCGCGGACTACTGCCGCCCGCCCATCCGGCTCGCCGCGCTCAGCCACCTGCCCGTGCTCTACGTCTTCACCCACGACAGCGTGGGCGTGGGCGAGGACGGCCCCACCCACCAGCCGGTGGAGACGGTGCCCGGCCTGCGCGTCATCCCCAACCTGGACGTCATCCGCCCCGCGGACCCCGAGGAGACGGCCGGCGCCTTCGTCGCGGGCCTCGAGCGCACCGACGGCCCCACCCTGCTCGCCCTCACCCGCCAGGCGGTGCCCCTGCTGGACGAGGTGCCCGTGCAGACGCGCCGCGAGGGCGTGCTCAAGGGCGGCTACATCCTGAAGAAGGAGACCGCGCCGCTCGAGCTCATCCTCCTGTCCGCGGGCAGCGAGGTGCAGCACGCGCTCGCCGCCGCGAAGCAGCTGGGCGCGGGCACGCGCGTCGTGAGCATGCCCTGCTTCGAGCGCTTCGACCGCCAGCCGGCCGCGTACCAGGAGTCGGTGCTGCCGCGCTCCTGCCGCCGCCGCGTCTCCATCGAGGCCTCGGTGCCCAGCAGCTGGGCCAAGTACGTGGGCCTGGACGGCGCCACCATCGGCATCGACCGCTTCGGCCTCTCCGCCCCCGGCGCCACCGTCATGAAGGAGCTGGGCATGACGGCCGAGCACGTGGTGCAGGTGGCGAAGAGCCTGCCGAAGAGCTGA
- a CDS encoding GAF domain-containing sensor histidine kinase: protein MTTASLPLAPAGTCEPPRPYAARLFQLAAALSEALTSEQVADTVLAHAVPALGGAAGMVWATTPEGDAAFAVGERGNGSEAFERWRRLPLTRDFPLGDAMLGRTPVWLESREALFARYPAVAARGASSIEREAWLLLPLVLEGRVLGALSFGFAAPQRFSPEEREVAGALAHLCAQALERARLHAAQQAARERAERAADRALRLQRLTAALSTAATPLEVTGVVLEHALEVQGTRGAAAWELGREEGVLTLLRAARYPDSTLERFRRVPLAAHAPIAEAARTGGPVWIASREDCEQRFPEAAVAVARTSAQFSSVSLPLLVDGSVAGVLAVSFEGVHPFEPEEQGFLCQLATHCAHALARARLYREAQEARERTERLQALTGALSRAVSAEQVAAAVVAEAQRASGAPRVGVWVRRPAGDQLHLLHGYGMQAVQALPIELSDDAPTAQALARGEALWFSGIEELERTAPAFSGHAEATGEGRRAMLPLLGERGLQGFLTLGWDTPSSFSAVERALFEAIARQCAQALERAALFSAERALREAAEADRRELERERTRLELAVRAAELGIWEYDVRADQHSWDARCRSLFWLAPDAPIGGFEGFLACVHPEDRAPLQGLMDQLLDPAGPERYEAEYRVLGAAGEQRWVRGTGRRHLEAGRLVRLAGTMQDVTERRRAAQEREALVQELGEAVRLRDEFLAVASHELNTPLTSLKLQVALLARASEGDARARQRLQVVDRQLVRLSERVGGLLDVSRIRGGRLELRPAPMDLRAAAQGALERLGGLLEQAGCAVSLEAPLPVEGSWDVMRVGQVLENLLTNAAKYGAGTPVQVRVAAAADGGALLEVQDGGIGIAPEDLPRIFGLFERAVSVRHYGGLGLGLYITQQLVSAMGGRVEAHSRPAEGSTFRVWLPRSGAPVPLPSRCPEEGGHPG from the coding sequence ATGACGACCGCGTCCCTTCCGCTTGCTCCCGCCGGGACCTGCGAGCCGCCCCGGCCCTACGCCGCGCGCCTCTTCCAGCTCGCGGCCGCCCTCTCCGAGGCCCTCACCTCCGAGCAGGTGGCGGACACGGTGCTCGCGCACGCCGTCCCTGCGCTCGGCGGCGCGGCGGGGATGGTGTGGGCCACGACCCCGGAGGGAGACGCGGCCTTCGCCGTGGGCGAGCGCGGCAACGGCAGTGAGGCCTTCGAGCGCTGGCGGCGCCTCCCCCTCACCCGGGACTTCCCGCTCGGCGACGCCATGCTCGGGCGCACGCCGGTGTGGCTCGAGTCGCGGGAGGCGCTGTTCGCGCGCTACCCCGCCGTGGCCGCGCGCGGTGCCTCGTCCATCGAGCGCGAGGCCTGGCTCTTGCTCCCGCTCGTGCTGGAGGGGCGCGTGCTGGGCGCGCTCTCGTTCGGCTTCGCGGCCCCGCAGCGCTTCTCCCCGGAGGAGCGCGAGGTGGCCGGTGCGCTCGCGCACCTGTGTGCCCAGGCGCTGGAGCGCGCGCGCCTGCACGCCGCCCAGCAGGCGGCGCGCGAGCGGGCCGAGCGCGCGGCGGACCGGGCCCTGCGCCTGCAGCGGCTCACGGCCGCCCTCTCCACGGCCGCCACGCCCCTGGAGGTGACCGGGGTGGTGCTCGAGCACGCCCTCGAGGTGCAGGGCACGCGAGGCGCGGCGGCGTGGGAGCTGGGGCGCGAGGAGGGCGTGCTCACGCTGCTGCGCGCCGCGCGCTACCCCGACTCGACCCTCGAGCGCTTCCGGCGCGTGCCGCTCGCCGCGCACGCTCCCATCGCCGAGGCCGCCCGCACGGGCGGCCCCGTGTGGATCGCCTCGCGCGAGGACTGCGAGCAGCGCTTCCCCGAGGCGGCCGTGGCCGTGGCCCGCACCTCCGCGCAGTTCAGCTCGGTGAGCCTGCCGCTGCTGGTGGATGGGAGCGTGGCGGGCGTGCTCGCGGTCAGCTTCGAGGGGGTGCACCCCTTCGAGCCCGAGGAGCAGGGCTTCCTCTGCCAGCTCGCCACGCACTGCGCGCACGCGCTCGCCCGCGCCCGCCTCTACCGCGAGGCCCAGGAGGCGCGCGAGCGCACCGAGCGGCTGCAGGCGCTCACCGGTGCCCTCTCCCGTGCGGTCTCGGCCGAGCAGGTGGCCGCCGCGGTCGTCGCCGAGGCCCAGCGTGCGAGCGGCGCGCCGCGCGTGGGCGTGTGGGTGCGCAGGCCCGCGGGCGACCAGCTGCACCTGCTGCACGGCTACGGCATGCAGGCCGTGCAAGCGCTTCCCATCGAGCTGAGCGACGACGCCCCCACCGCGCAGGCGCTCGCCCGGGGCGAGGCGCTGTGGTTCTCGGGCATCGAGGAGCTGGAGCGCACCGCGCCCGCCTTCAGCGGCCACGCGGAGGCCACGGGCGAGGGCCGGCGCGCGATGCTCCCGCTGCTCGGCGAGCGCGGCCTGCAGGGCTTCCTCACCCTGGGCTGGGACACGCCAAGCTCCTTCTCCGCGGTGGAGCGCGCCCTCTTCGAGGCGATCGCGCGCCAGTGTGCCCAGGCGCTCGAGCGCGCCGCGCTCTTCTCCGCCGAGCGGGCGCTGCGCGAGGCGGCGGAGGCGGATCGGCGCGAGCTGGAGCGCGAGCGCACGCGCCTGGAGCTGGCGGTGCGGGCGGCGGAGCTGGGCATCTGGGAGTACGACGTCCGGGCGGACCAGCACAGCTGGGATGCGCGCTGCCGGTCTCTCTTCTGGCTCGCGCCGGACGCTCCCATCGGTGGCTTCGAGGGCTTCCTCGCGTGCGTGCACCCCGAGGACCGGGCCCCGCTGCAGGGCCTCATGGACCAGCTGCTCGACCCGGCCGGTCCCGAGCGCTACGAGGCGGAGTACCGCGTCCTCGGCGCGGCCGGGGAGCAGCGCTGGGTGCGCGGCACCGGGCGCCGCCACCTCGAGGCGGGGCGACTGGTGAGGCTCGCCGGCACGATGCAGGACGTCACCGAGCGCCGCCGCGCCGCCCAGGAGCGCGAGGCCCTGGTGCAGGAGCTGGGGGAGGCGGTGCGGCTGCGCGACGAGTTCCTCGCGGTGGCGAGCCACGAGCTGAACACGCCCCTCACCAGCCTCAAGCTGCAGGTGGCCCTGCTCGCGCGCGCGAGCGAGGGGGACGCGCGGGCGCGGCAGCGGCTGCAGGTGGTGGACCGGCAGCTGGTGCGCCTGAGCGAGCGGGTGGGCGGGCTGCTGGACGTGAGCCGCATCCGCGGCGGGCGCCTGGAGCTGCGCCCCGCGCCCATGGACCTGCGCGCCGCGGCGCAGGGCGCGCTCGAGCGGCTGGGCGGCCTGCTGGAGCAGGCGGGGTGCGCCGTGTCGCTCGAGGCGCCCCTGCCGGTCGAGGGCAGCTGGGATGTGATGCGGGTGGGGCAGGTGCTCGAGAACCTGCTCACCAACGCCGCGAAGTACGGCGCGGGCACGCCGGTGCAGGTGCGGGTGGCGGCCGCGGCGGACGGCGGCGCGCTGCTCGAGGTGCAGGACGGGGGCATCGGCATCGCGCCGGAGGACCTGCCGCGCATCTTCGGCCTGTTCGAGCGCGCGGTGAGCGTGCGCCACTATGGCGGCCTGGGCCTCGGGCTCTACATCACCCAGCAGCTGGTGAGCGCGATGGGCGGCCGGGTGGAGGCGCACAGCCGCCCCGCCGAGGGCAGCACCTTCCGCGTGTGGCTGCCGCGCAGCGGAGCGCCCGTCCCGCTCCCGTCCCGCTGCCCGGAGGAGGGTGGCCACCCGGGTTGA
- a CDS encoding LytTR family DNA-binding domain-containing protein, which produces MTPPAAPIRALVVDDERLARKSLQVLLSADAEVELVGECGRPQEAVRLLKQRPVDLLFLDVQMPGMDGFELLEAAGTQAAVVFVTAFEQHALRAFEVRAVDYLLKPYDDERFATVLARAKAHVRGQRLQALAQQLAGMVASPAAPPAPSAPRHLERLVVRESGRVTLLPVEQVDWVEADDYYVQVHAGGKSHLLRQSLRELETQLDPQRFLRIHRSTLVNVARVKSLEPLFHGEYWVVLQDGHKLKLSRSFRDRLDALLSGR; this is translated from the coding sequence ATGACGCCCCCCGCAGCCCCCATCCGCGCCCTGGTGGTGGACGACGAGCGGCTCGCGCGCAAGAGCCTGCAGGTCTTGCTCTCCGCGGACGCGGAGGTGGAGCTGGTGGGCGAGTGCGGCCGGCCGCAGGAGGCGGTGCGCCTGCTCAAGCAGCGCCCGGTGGACCTGCTCTTCCTCGACGTGCAGATGCCCGGCATGGATGGCTTCGAGCTGCTCGAGGCCGCGGGCACGCAGGCTGCGGTGGTCTTCGTCACCGCCTTCGAGCAGCACGCGCTGCGCGCCTTCGAGGTGCGCGCGGTGGACTACCTGCTCAAGCCGTATGACGACGAGCGCTTCGCCACGGTGCTCGCCCGCGCCAAGGCGCACGTGCGCGGCCAGCGCCTGCAGGCGCTCGCGCAGCAGCTCGCGGGCATGGTCGCCTCGCCCGCAGCACCTCCCGCGCCGAGCGCGCCGCGCCACCTCGAGCGCCTGGTGGTGCGCGAGTCGGGAAGGGTGACGCTGCTGCCCGTGGAGCAGGTGGACTGGGTGGAGGCGGACGACTACTACGTGCAGGTGCACGCGGGCGGGAAGAGCCACCTGCTGCGCCAGAGCCTGCGCGAGCTGGAGACGCAGCTGGACCCGCAGCGCTTCCTGCGCATCCACCGCTCCACCCTGGTGAACGTGGCGCGGGTGAAGTCGCTCGAGCCGCTCTTCCACGGCGAGTACTGGGTGGTGCTGCAGGACGGGCACAAGCTCAAGCTCAGCCGCAGCTTCCGCGACCGCCTGGACGCGCTGCTCTCCGGCCGCTGA